The following are encoded together in the Bacillus cereus group sp. RP43 genome:
- a CDS encoding DMT family transporter, with protein MLYICIAILAGVSIVIARIINANLAKEIGNWEGTFFNYITGLFFSMLFLIFSSDSLYISSHTLQSIPVAVYLGGLVGVIVISLSNYITPKIPAFYLTLLIFIGQLFTGTVIDFFLSNELSIGKIVGGIFVLIGLTYNLLIDRPFKTVQNNHVQL; from the coding sequence ATGTTATATATTTGTATCGCTATTTTAGCTGGTGTTTCTATCGTTATTGCTAGAATTATTAACGCGAATTTAGCAAAGGAAATTGGAAATTGGGAAGGTACATTTTTCAATTATATTACTGGATTATTTTTCTCTATGTTATTTTTAATTTTCAGTTCAGATTCATTGTATATTTCTAGTCATACGTTGCAGTCCATTCCTGTCGCTGTATACTTAGGCGGGTTAGTAGGCGTTATCGTCATCTCATTATCAAACTATATTACTCCTAAAATACCAGCATTTTATTTAACGTTACTCATCTTTATCGGACAATTGTTTACCGGGACTGTCATTGATTTCTTCCTGTCAAACGAACTCTCAATTGGCAAAATTGTCGGTGGGATTTTCGTATTAATTGGGCTTACTTACAATTTACTCATTGATCGCCCTTTTAAAACTGTGCAAAATAACCACGTTCAGCTATAA
- a CDS encoding DMT family transporter: MKYKGAITLYNFLSVFIGVLIAVMLPLNGILSELIGKYTASVVIHLVGLIAVIFVLIINKNKIRFDKSIPLFLYSAGAIGVFTVLFNNISFSVLGASITIALSLLGQSIASIVIDHFGLLGMKVSKFEQKKLIGLLFISSGIIIMTIY; encoded by the coding sequence ATGAAATATAAAGGGGCTATTACATTGTATAACTTTCTTTCTGTCTTTATTGGTGTGCTCATTGCCGTTATGCTTCCATTGAACGGGATTTTATCTGAGTTAATTGGCAAGTATACAGCAAGCGTTGTCATTCACCTTGTCGGTTTAATTGCAGTTATTTTCGTTTTAATCATAAACAAAAATAAAATTCGTTTCGATAAAAGTATTCCACTTTTTTTATATAGCGCTGGAGCGATCGGAGTATTCACTGTTCTTTTTAATAATATAAGTTTCTCTGTCCTTGGTGCCTCTATTACGATCGCATTAAGCTTACTCGGTCAATCCATTGCTTCAATTGTTATTGACCATTTCGGTTTATTAGGAATGAAGGTTTCAAAGTTTGAACAGAAAAAACTAATTGGATTATTATTCATCTCTTCTGGAATTATAATCATGACAATTTATTAA
- the yeiL gene encoding transcriptional regulator YeiL, translating to MKKVCNSIKLAEYMKQNNIDSFFSNDMKPYMELLFFKKNEFICRENEEIDYLYFFVEGKAKAFNTLSNGKSVLLCFYDSLQLLGDVELIHSQKTASNVQVMADSYCIGLPLGKVRNQLFHDAKFLRCICGSLAHKLNRLSKNSTINLLYPLENRLASYMLAAGERAVQHGNRIVFSGNLTETAELLGTSYRHLLRTLNVFCDKEIIKKNNGCFEVMNVDVLRELAADVYK from the coding sequence ATGAAGAAAGTATGTAATTCTATTAAATTAGCAGAGTATATGAAACAAAATAATATTGACTCATTTTTTAGTAATGATATGAAGCCATATATGGAACTTTTATTTTTTAAAAAGAATGAGTTTATTTGTAGAGAAAATGAAGAGATAGATTATTTATATTTTTTTGTTGAAGGAAAAGCGAAAGCGTTTAACACATTAAGTAACGGGAAATCGGTATTATTATGTTTTTATGATAGTTTGCAGTTACTAGGAGATGTGGAGTTAATTCATTCTCAAAAGACTGCTTCAAACGTACAAGTAATGGCTGATTCGTATTGTATTGGTTTACCTTTAGGGAAAGTGAGAAACCAATTATTTCATGATGCGAAATTTTTACGATGTATTTGCGGATCGTTAGCGCATAAATTAAATCGTCTTTCAAAAAATAGTACAATTAATTTACTATATCCACTTGAAAATAGACTTGCGAGTTACATGTTAGCAGCAGGGGAACGAGCGGTTCAGCACGGAAATCGAATTGTGTTTAGTGGGAATTTAACAGAGACAGCTGAATTGTTAGGAACGAGTTATCGGCATCTATTACGCACATTAAATGTTTTTTGTGATAAAGAGATTATAAAGAAAAATAATGGATGCTTTGAAGTGATGAATGTGGATGTTTTGAGGGAATTGGCGGCGGATGTATATAAATAG
- a CDS encoding glyoxalase superfamily protein — MITPIFRVFDVEKAHLFYINFLGFKLDWEHRYEDNMPLYMQISLHNAVIHLSEHHGDASPGGAIRVKIDDVKGYHSVLLSKEYAYSKPSIEKTPWDTIELTVIDPFSNRITLYEEKA, encoded by the coding sequence ATGATCACACCTATATTTAGAGTTTTTGATGTTGAAAAGGCTCATTTGTTTTACATTAACTTTTTAGGGTTTAAGCTGGATTGGGAACATCGGTATGAGGACAATATGCCATTGTATATGCAAATTTCGTTACATAATGCTGTAATACATTTATCTGAACATCATGGGGATGCTTCACCAGGTGGTGCGATTCGGGTCAAAATAGATGATGTAAAGGGTTATCATTCTGTATTATTAAGTAAAGAGTATGCCTATTCAAAACCTAGTATAGAGAAAACACCATGGGATACAATCGAATTAACAGTAATAGATCCATTTTCAAATAGAATTACATTATATGAGGAAAAAGCGTAG
- a CDS encoding NAD(P)-binding domain-containing protein has translation MLDAIIVGAGQAGLTMGYYLKQAGYSFLLLEAGKRIGDSWRNRYDSLQLFTPREFSSLPGMILKGEGNGFPYKDEIATYLEEYTRFFQLPVQVQTEVLKIRKKKEIYEIHTPKEILQSKKVIIATGGFQQPYIPSFSKHLSSHIFQIHSSQYKSPSQVPKGTVLVVGGGNSGMQIAVELAKTHEVTMSISHSLTFLPLHLFRKSIFNWLEKIGLLYAETNTKRGKWFQKRKDPIFGFEGKELIHNGAIKLQEKVVSASENNIMFQNGNTYSAESVIWSTGFVQGYKWIEIEKAVNENGFPNHIKGISPVRGLYYIGLPWQSQRGSALICGVGRDAAYLLSEIKKIDQ, from the coding sequence ATGCTAGATGCAATTATCGTTGGAGCTGGTCAAGCTGGATTAACAATGGGATACTACTTGAAGCAGGCTGGGTATAGTTTCTTACTACTTGAGGCAGGAAAGCGAATTGGTGATTCATGGAGAAACCGATATGATTCTTTGCAGCTCTTCACACCAAGGGAATTTAGTAGTTTACCAGGTATGATATTAAAAGGAGAAGGGAATGGATTTCCATATAAAGATGAAATTGCAACATATTTAGAAGAATATACAAGGTTTTTTCAATTACCAGTACAAGTGCAAACTGAAGTTTTAAAGATAAGAAAAAAGAAAGAAATATATGAAATACACACTCCTAAAGAAATTTTACAATCGAAAAAAGTTATTATTGCAACAGGTGGTTTTCAGCAACCATACATTCCCTCATTTTCAAAACATCTTTCCTCACATATTTTTCAAATACATTCATCACAATATAAATCACCATCGCAAGTTCCAAAGGGAACAGTACTAGTAGTAGGCGGCGGGAATTCAGGAATGCAAATAGCAGTAGAGCTTGCAAAAACTCATGAAGTTACGATGTCTATCAGTCATTCTTTAACGTTTTTACCGTTACATCTATTTAGAAAAAGCATTTTTAATTGGCTAGAAAAAATAGGTTTATTGTATGCCGAGACAAATACAAAGAGAGGAAAGTGGTTTCAGAAGCGAAAGGATCCTATTTTTGGTTTTGAAGGTAAGGAACTCATTCATAATGGAGCAATAAAACTACAGGAAAAAGTGGTAAGTGCATCAGAAAATAACATTATGTTTCAGAATGGTAATACATATAGTGCAGAAAGTGTTATATGGTCAACGGGTTTTGTCCAAGGTTATAAATGGATTGAAATAGAAAAGGCAGTAAATGAGAATGGATTTCCTAATCATATAAAGGGGATTAGTCCGGTAAGAGGATTGTATTATATCGGATTGCCGTGGCAATCTCAAAGGGGTTCTGCGCTTATTTGTGGCGTAGGAAGAGACGCAGCTTATTTGCTTTCTGAAATCAAAAAAATAGATCAGTAG
- a CDS encoding serine hydrolase, with the protein MNLKSNNIYEKMNQYSVAGLSLAVIRDGRLDETTAFGTLESGTTRTVNTNSIFNSCSISKFITSMLVLTLSDQEIVHLDEDVNDRLTSWNIPTNLFTSQKKITLRNLLSHQSGIIDPPNSFEHYKLEKGIPKISELLAGKTLYCPVPIEMNYEPESEFHYSDANFCIIEQLLEDITEKSFNLLLEEFIFQPLQMKNSILFPPKCIDKTDAFACGHNKDGTVTNEKYPFYPFAAASGIWTTPTDLSTLIIEIIHSLQGNGKLELSQKTVQDMISPQGCSKWTGLGIFLEYSNEDLQIHSLGWGVGFQCMMVCNPYRSNGAVIMTNSDLGVHQKEGIIGEVLKMLSI; encoded by the coding sequence ATGAACTTAAAAAGTAACAATATATATGAGAAAATGAACCAATATTCCGTTGCAGGATTAAGCCTTGCCGTTATACGTGACGGTAGACTTGATGAAACTACTGCCTTCGGAACACTTGAATCTGGAACAACTAGAACTGTCAATACGAATTCCATATTCAATTCTTGTTCTATTAGCAAATTCATCACCTCAATGCTCGTACTAACATTATCAGACCAAGAAATCGTACATTTAGACGAAGACGTAAATGATAGACTCACATCTTGGAACATCCCTACCAATCTATTTACTTCACAGAAAAAAATCACGTTGCGAAACTTATTAAGTCATCAATCTGGAATCATTGATCCTCCTAATAGTTTTGAACATTATAAGCTAGAGAAAGGCATACCTAAAATTTCTGAACTCCTTGCTGGTAAAACATTATATTGCCCAGTACCTATAGAAATGAATTATGAACCAGAAAGTGAATTTCACTACTCTGACGCAAACTTTTGCATTATCGAACAACTACTTGAAGATATTACTGAAAAATCGTTCAACCTTTTACTAGAAGAATTTATTTTTCAGCCATTACAAATGAAAAATAGTATACTATTCCCTCCCAAGTGCATAGATAAAACCGACGCTTTTGCTTGCGGACATAATAAAGATGGAACTGTAACAAATGAGAAATATCCATTTTATCCATTCGCAGCTGCTTCAGGCATTTGGACAACACCAACTGACTTATCAACTTTAATTATTGAAATCATTCATTCCTTACAGGGAAATGGCAAACTAGAACTTTCTCAAAAAACAGTACAAGATATGATTTCTCCTCAAGGCTGCTCAAAATGGACTGGGTTAGGTATTTTTCTAGAGTATTCTAATGAAGACTTACAAATTCACTCACTTGGATGGGGTGTTGGATTTCAATGTATGATGGTATGTAATCCATACCGAAGTAATGGCGCTGTTATTATGACGAACTCGGATTTAGGTGTTCATCAAAAAGAAGGGATTATTGGTGAGGTTTTAAAAATGTTATCCATATAA
- a CDS encoding DUF3784 domain-containing protein: MTLFASPSLFILAIISFALAYFIGVKQYTWLLSGFNERRVSDKVKLSKIVGLYNLTAGVIATIGSVFITPNVKIIFPIIIIGHVIIAAYVNTRMVQ, translated from the coding sequence ATGACTCTCTTCGCTTCCCCATCATTATTCATACTAGCAATCATTTCATTTGCACTAGCTTATTTCATCGGGGTAAAACAGTACACTTGGCTCTTATCAGGATTCAATGAACGCCGTGTGTCAGATAAAGTGAAGTTATCAAAAATAGTTGGTCTTTATAATTTAACTGCTGGTGTTATTGCCACAATTGGTAGTGTCTTCATTACTCCTAATGTTAAAATTATATTTCCCATCATTATTATTGGCCACGTTATAATCGCTGCTTATGTAAATACACGTATGGTTCAGTAA
- a CDS encoding MazG nucleotide pyrophosphohydrolase domain-containing protein: MNIVEFQRYVSNFSKEKGFQDTTIEERTMYAMAELGELAEVILKRDKIQDSKREIGLEMFDVIWNVCDLANKLEIDLEKAFEEKMMINKKREW, encoded by the coding sequence ATGAATATTGTGGAATTCCAGAGATATGTATCAAATTTCAGTAAAGAAAAAGGATTTCAAGATACAACAATTGAAGAGCGTACGATGTATGCGATGGCGGAATTAGGTGAATTAGCGGAAGTTATATTAAAGCGTGATAAAATACAGGATTCGAAAAGAGAGATTGGTTTAGAAATGTTTGATGTAATTTGGAATGTATGTGATTTAGCAAACAAGTTAGAAATTGATTTAGAGAAGGCGTTTGAAGAAAAAATGATGATTAATAAAAAACGTGAATGGTAA
- the bla2 gene encoding BcII family subclass B1 metallo-beta-lactamase gives MKKNTLLKVGLCVSLLGVIQFVSTISSVQAEQKIEQKVIKNETGTISLSQLNKNVWVHTELGYFNGEAVPSSGLVLTTSKGLVLVDSSWDDKLTKELIEMVEKKFQKRVTDVIITHAHADRIGGIKTLKERGIKAHSTALTAELAKKNGYEEPLGDLQTITNMKFGNMKVETFYPGKGHTEDNIVVWLPQYKILAGGCLVKSTEAKGLGNVADAYVNEWSISIENVLNRYGNMNLVVPGHGEVGDRELLLHTLDLLK, from the coding sequence ATGAAAAAGAATACATTATTAAAAGTAGGATTATGTGTTAGTTTACTAGGAGTAATTCAATTTGTTAGTACAATTTCTTCTGTACAAGCAGAACAAAAGATAGAGCAAAAAGTAATTAAGAATGAGACAGGAACGATTTCACTTTCTCAGTTAAACAAAAATGTATGGGTTCATACGGAGTTAGGTTATTTTAACGGAGAAGCAGTTCCTTCGAGTGGTCTAGTTCTTACTACTTCTAAAGGGTTAGTACTTGTCGATTCTTCTTGGGATGATAAGTTAACGAAGGAACTAATAGAGATGGTAGAAAAGAAATTTCAGAAGCGCGTAACGGATGTCATTATTACACATGCGCACGCTGATCGAATTGGCGGAATTAAAACGTTGAAAGAAAGAGGCATTAAAGCGCATAGTACAGCATTAACTGCGGAACTAGCAAAGAAAAATGGATATGAGGAGCCGCTTGGAGACTTACAAACGATTACGAATATGAAGTTTGGAAATATGAAAGTAGAAACGTTCTATCCAGGTAAAGGACATACAGAAGATAATATTGTCGTATGGTTACCGCAATACAAAATTTTAGCTGGAGGCTGTTTAGTGAAATCTACGGAAGCAAAAGGTTTAGGGAATGTTGCTGATGCGTACGTAAATGAATGGTCCATATCAATTGAGAATGTGTTGAACCGATATGGCAATATGAACTTAGTAGTGCCTGGTCATGGAGAAGTAGGGGACAGAGAATTACTTTTACATACATTGGATTTGTTGAAATAA
- the hcp gene encoding hydroxylamine reductase, whose translation MFCYQCEQTPTGGCKVMGVCGKNETIASLQDTIVFGLKGIAAYRTHAAQLGYTDAFVDATTQEALYMTLTNSNFNEQEHIDMAMKVGKSALRVMELLDEAHTNHFGVPEPVQITQNHVEGKAIVVTGHNLFALEELLKQTEGKEINIYTHSEMLPAHGYPQLKKYKHLKGNIGKAWYDQRRLFEKFTGAILATTNCVMPIKGSYSDRFFSYDIAGLEGVRKIENDDFAPLIQKALELPEVHMESDEQLVTGFHHNTVLSLAPEIIEAVKEGKIKRFFVIAGCDAPGKGGEYYRELATSLPPETVILTTSCGKFRFNDVSYGVVPGTEIPRYIDLGQCNNSISTVKIAAALADAFQCEVNELPVSIVLSWFEQKAVAILLGLFSLGIQDIRIGPKAPEFISPGVLDVLQETFGLKLITTAAEDINMMLS comes from the coding sequence ATGTTTTGTTATCAATGTGAACAAACACCAACAGGCGGATGTAAAGTGATGGGTGTTTGCGGTAAAAATGAAACAATTGCAAGTTTACAAGATACGATTGTGTTTGGGTTAAAAGGAATTGCGGCTTATCGTACGCATGCTGCTCAGCTAGGGTATACTGATGCATTTGTAGATGCTACAACGCAAGAAGCGTTATATATGACATTAACAAATTCTAACTTTAATGAACAAGAACATATTGATATGGCTATGAAAGTAGGGAAATCAGCTTTACGAGTAATGGAGTTGTTGGATGAGGCACATACGAATCATTTTGGTGTTCCAGAGCCTGTTCAAATTACACAAAATCATGTAGAAGGTAAGGCAATTGTAGTTACTGGTCATAATTTATTTGCATTAGAGGAATTATTAAAACAAACTGAAGGAAAAGAAATTAATATTTATACGCATTCTGAAATGCTACCAGCACACGGATATCCGCAGCTGAAAAAATATAAACATTTAAAAGGAAACATTGGTAAGGCGTGGTATGATCAAAGACGCCTTTTCGAAAAATTTACAGGTGCCATTTTAGCTACGACGAACTGTGTTATGCCAATTAAAGGATCATACTCTGATCGCTTCTTTTCATATGATATTGCAGGTCTAGAAGGTGTACGGAAAATTGAAAATGATGATTTTGCACCATTGATTCAAAAAGCGCTAGAACTTCCAGAAGTACATATGGAGTCGGATGAACAGTTAGTAACAGGGTTTCATCATAATACAGTATTATCATTAGCCCCAGAAATTATTGAGGCAGTAAAGGAAGGGAAAATAAAGCGTTTCTTTGTCATTGCAGGTTGTGATGCCCCAGGAAAAGGCGGGGAATATTATCGTGAATTAGCAACGTCACTTCCGCCAGAAACGGTTATTTTAACAACTTCTTGTGGGAAATTCCGCTTTAATGATGTAAGTTATGGTGTTGTTCCCGGTACGGAGATCCCGCGCTACATTGACTTAGGACAATGTAATAATTCAATTTCTACAGTGAAAATAGCCGCCGCTTTAGCAGATGCTTTTCAATGTGAAGTGAATGAATTGCCAGTGAGTATTGTCCTATCTTGGTTTGAACAAAAAGCGGTTGCCATTTTACTTGGGCTATTTAGTCTTGGTATTCAAGATATCCGCATTGGTCCAAAGGCACCTGAATTTATTTCGCCTGGTGTGCTTGATGTATTACAAGAGACATTCGGTTTAAAACTAATTACAACCGCAGCAGAAGACATAAATATGATGTTATCGTAA
- a CDS encoding PadR family transcriptional regulator produces the protein MENLTEMLKGSLEGCVLEIISRRETYGYEITRHLNDLGFTEVVEGTVYTILVRLEKKKLVNIEKKPSDMGPPRKFYSLNEDGRQELELFWRKWDFVSSKINVLKSN, from the coding sequence ATGGAAAATTTAACTGAAATGCTGAAGGGTTCGCTGGAAGGTTGTGTGCTGGAAATCATTAGCCGCCGTGAAACCTATGGCTATGAGATTACCCGCCACCTGAATGATCTTGGGTTTACTGAAGTCGTGGAAGGAACGGTCTATACCATCCTTGTGCGATTAGAGAAGAAAAAACTTGTGAATATTGAAAAGAAACCGTCAGACATGGGGCCGCCTCGCAAGTTTTATTCACTAAATGAGGATGGCCGTCAGGAGCTTGAATTGTTTTGGAGAAAATGGGATTTTGTATCATCAAAAATTAACGTCTTGAAGTCAAACTAG
- a CDS encoding DUF1048 domain-containing protein, with amino-acid sequence MMEMFKKLIGDKREYKMMMARVGALPEDYQFVFKKIQNYMWNFSAGNGMDMLHIQYELIDLFEAGAAEGRQVLEITGEDVASFADELVANAKTYVSKYREDLNESIMKQLRKK; translated from the coding sequence ATGATGGAAATGTTCAAAAAATTAATTGGTGATAAAAGAGAGTACAAAATGATGATGGCACGAGTTGGGGCTCTGCCAGAGGACTACCAGTTTGTGTTTAAGAAAATCCAAAACTACATGTGGAATTTCTCGGCGGGCAATGGGATGGATATGCTACACATACAGTATGAATTAATCGATTTGTTTGAAGCCGGTGCGGCGGAAGGCAGACAAGTGCTTGAAATCACTGGGGAGGACGTGGCATCCTTTGCTGACGAACTAGTGGCAAACGCTAAAACTTATGTTTCCAAGTATCGTGAAGATTTGAATGAAAGTATCATGAAGCAATTGAGAAAAAAATAA
- a CDS encoding ATP-binding cassette domain-containing protein, with product MTNTAISVKGLKKSFKDKEVLKGVDFEVQRGEIFALLGSNGAGKTTTVNILSTLMKQDGGEVGICGFDVQRQSDHVRQSISLTGQFAALDGMLTGRENLIMIAKLRGVSSPAQVADNLLARFSLTDAANQRADQYSGGMKRRLDIAMSLLGTPAVIFLDEPTTGLDPEARIEVWDTIKELAGGGTTILLTTQYLEEAEQLADRIAILHGGKIITTGTLTELKEMFPPAKVEYIEKQPTLEEIFLAIIGKKEEM from the coding sequence ATGACCAATACAGCGATTTCTGTAAAAGGATTAAAAAAATCCTTTAAAGATAAGGAAGTGTTAAAAGGGGTAGATTTTGAAGTGCAGCGTGGCGAAATTTTCGCACTGCTGGGCTCAAATGGAGCAGGCAAGACGACGACGGTCAATATCCTCTCGACGCTGATGAAGCAAGATGGTGGTGAAGTAGGTATTTGCGGTTTTGACGTTCAGCGTCAATCGGATCATGTTCGTCAAAGTATCAGTTTGACAGGGCAGTTCGCAGCTTTAGACGGTATGCTCACGGGAAGAGAAAACTTGATAATGATTGCCAAGTTGCGTGGAGTTTCTAGTCCCGCTCAAGTCGCTGACAATTTGCTTGCAAGATTCAGCCTGACTGATGCAGCCAACCAGAGGGCAGACCAGTATTCGGGAGGGATGAAGCGCCGGCTTGATATCGCCATGAGCTTGCTCGGGACGCCAGCAGTCATTTTTCTCGACGAACCGACGACAGGGCTTGACCCTGAAGCACGGATTGAAGTATGGGATACTATCAAGGAACTTGCTGGCGGTGGCACGACTATCTTGCTCACGACTCAGTACTTGGAGGAAGCAGAACAATTGGCGGACCGTATCGCTATCTTGCATGGCGGAAAAATTATTACGACTGGTACTCTTACTGAACTTAAAGAAATGTTCCCACCAGCAAAAGTGGAGTATATCGAGAAACAGCCGACATTGGAAGAAATTTTCCTTGCGATCATCGGCAAAAAGGAGGAGATGTAA
- a CDS encoding ABC transporter permease, whose protein sequence is MKSKTGVLLGRLMRNIMRSPDTIITVAITPIMMMLLFVYVFGGAIKTGTDNYVNYLLPGILLMAIASGVAYTSVRLFTDVKSGLMARFITMPIKRSSVLWAHVLTSLVANVLTIVVVILVALLMGFRSSANILDWLAVAGILGMFTLALTWLAIIPGLTAKSMEGATAYSYPLIFLPFISSAFVPTETMPKIVRAFAENQPVTSIVNAIRALLYEGTVGNDIWIALAWCVGIMVIAYFFAGKAFKRQLG, encoded by the coding sequence ATGAAGAGCAAAACAGGGGTATTATTAGGGCGTTTAATGCGTAACATCATGCGCAGTCCAGATACGATTATTACGGTAGCAATTACACCGATTATGATGATGCTGTTGTTTGTCTACGTATTTGGCGGCGCCATAAAGACAGGAACGGACAACTACGTCAATTATTTATTGCCGGGGATCTTGTTGATGGCTATCGCATCCGGTGTCGCTTACACATCCGTGCGGTTGTTTACGGATGTAAAGAGTGGGCTAATGGCACGGTTCATTACTATGCCTATCAAGCGTTCGTCGGTATTATGGGCTCACGTATTAACCTCACTTGTTGCTAATGTGCTTACTATCGTGGTGGTTATCCTTGTTGCGCTCTTAATGGGCTTCCGTTCCAGCGCTAATATTCTGGATTGGCTTGCGGTAGCTGGAATACTCGGGATGTTTACACTGGCGCTGACATGGCTCGCTATCATTCCCGGGTTGACAGCGAAGTCTATGGAAGGGGCGACAGCCTACTCGTACCCGCTAATTTTTCTGCCCTTTATTAGTTCGGCCTTTGTTCCTACCGAAACTATGCCAAAAATTGTTCGTGCGTTCGCTGAGAACCAGCCTGTGACTTCAATTGTGAATGCGATTCGTGCCCTCTTATATGAAGGGACTGTTGGTAACGATATTTGGATTGCACTTGCTTGGTGCGTTGGCATTATGGTTATCGCTTACTTCTTCGCCGGTAAAGCATTTAAACGTCAGTTAGGGTAA
- a CDS encoding aromatic amino acid transport family protein: MNGNTAKKIEFQAENTAVKNEKYLDPKKWHKQDTTWALSLFGTAIGAGVLFLPINAGSGGLLSLLLITLLAYPVMYYSHRALAKMIYTSNSADEGITGTIREYFGNKASIIFNIVYFGSIYTIVLMYSVALTNTASSFIVHQLHMPEPPRAILSLVLVLGLIAILNFGQDITVKIMSMLVYPFIASLLFIAISLIPQWNTSMLSFSSVSTASTGTGYFGTILMILPIIVFSFNHSPMISSFVVKQKATYGIEATDAKCAQIQKVCYIMTFVVVMFFVWSSALSLTPEDLKMAKEQNLSILSYLANELNSPVITIAAPIIAFVAITKSFLGHYIGAYEVMRDMIIKSGKTRGKVIEEKTIKTMILTFVVLTCWFVAYTNPSILGIIDSLSGPLVAAILCLLPMYAISKVPVLAKYKGKMSNVFVIIVGVLTVLASIKSLF; encoded by the coding sequence ATGAATGGGAATACTGCAAAAAAAATAGAATTTCAAGCTGAAAATACTGCAGTGAAAAATGAGAAATATCTAGATCCTAAAAAGTGGCATAAACAAGATACTACCTGGGCATTGAGCCTTTTTGGAACAGCAATTGGAGCAGGGGTGCTCTTTTTACCTATTAATGCAGGTTCAGGTGGTTTATTATCATTACTACTAATTACATTGCTTGCATATCCAGTTATGTATTACTCACATAGGGCACTTGCTAAAATGATTTACACTTCTAATTCTGCTGATGAGGGGATTACAGGCACAATAAGAGAGTATTTCGGAAATAAGGCAAGTATCATTTTTAACATCGTATATTTCGGCTCAATTTATACAATCGTATTGATGTATTCGGTTGCGCTTACAAATACCGCAAGTAGTTTTATCGTGCATCAATTACACATGCCGGAGCCTCCAAGGGCCATTTTATCTCTTGTATTAGTGCTCGGCCTTATTGCTATACTAAATTTTGGTCAAGATATTACTGTGAAAATCATGAGTATGCTCGTATATCCTTTCATAGCTTCTCTACTTTTCATCGCAATATCTTTAATTCCACAGTGGAATACGTCAATGCTTAGCTTTTCAAGTGTTTCTACTGCTTCAACAGGAACAGGATATTTTGGAACGATATTAATGATTCTACCAATCATCGTATTCTCATTTAATCATTCACCTATGATTTCATCATTTGTTGTGAAACAGAAGGCTACGTATGGAATAGAAGCTACTGATGCTAAATGTGCACAAATACAAAAAGTTTGTTATATCATGACATTCGTTGTAGTTATGTTCTTCGTTTGGAGTAGTGCACTGAGTTTGACTCCAGAGGATTTAAAAATGGCAAAAGAGCAAAACTTATCAATCCTTTCATATCTTGCTAATGAGCTTAATTCGCCTGTAATCACGATTGCAGCTCCTATCATTGCTTTTGTGGCTATTACAAAGTCTTTCCTTGGCCATTATATAGGAGCATATGAAGTAATGCGTGACATGATTATTAAGTCCGGTAAAACACGTGGAAAAGTTATTGAAGAAAAGACAATTAAGACAATGATCCTTACTTTTGTTGTATTAACATGCTGGTTTGTCGCTTATACAAATCCAAGTATTCTTGGAATTATTGATTCTCTGAGCGGTCCATTAGTTGCTGCTATCTTATGTCTATTACCGATGTATGCGATTAGTAAAGTACCAGTACTAGCTAAATACAAAGGGAAAATGAGCAATGTATTTGTTATTATTGTAGGTGTACTTACTGTTTTAGCAAGTATTAAGTCATTATTCTAA